One region of Anaeromyxobacter paludicola genomic DNA includes:
- a CDS encoding S41 family peptidase — translation MHRTTVRTLLTAALLAVAFVAGLGFDHAARAARKDGYRPLDVFSEALAYIENNYVEPVPEKELAYAAIDGMMGRLDPHSQFMRPEVVKLMKDETTGEFDGLGIELTIQGEQLTVIAPMSDSPGERAGIKPGDRIVKIDGAPTRDLQLMEAIRRLKGPAGSKVTLDIMRDGFQAPQSLTLLRDHVRTQSVEWKVIDAARGVVHVRVKQFQDRTDRALKKALDDARAELKGEIRGLVLDLRNDPGGLLDQAVKVADRFLASGVIVSTEGRDKRSAEVERAHEKGTEPPYPMIVLVNKGSASASEVVAGALQDHGRAVIMGTQTFGKGSVQTIIDLEDGSGIKLTIARYFTPKHRSIQELGITPDVVVPETAPAARAEELPGERDLKGHFKNDAAVTPPPGAGSPEQDNQLRTALDYLRAVEIFKAAAPARQRPVAARQ, via the coding sequence ATGCACCGCACGACCGTCCGCACCCTCCTCACCGCCGCGCTGCTCGCGGTCGCCTTCGTCGCCGGGCTCGGCTTCGACCACGCCGCCCGCGCGGCTCGGAAGGACGGCTACCGGCCGCTCGACGTCTTCTCCGAGGCGCTCGCCTACATCGAGAACAACTACGTGGAGCCGGTGCCGGAGAAGGAGCTCGCCTACGCCGCCATCGACGGGATGATGGGGCGGCTCGATCCGCACTCGCAGTTCATGCGGCCCGAGGTGGTGAAGCTCATGAAGGACGAGACCACCGGCGAGTTCGACGGGCTCGGGATCGAGCTCACCATCCAGGGCGAGCAGCTCACCGTGATCGCCCCCATGTCCGACTCCCCCGGCGAGCGCGCCGGCATCAAGCCGGGCGACCGGATCGTCAAGATCGACGGCGCCCCCACCCGCGACCTGCAGCTGATGGAGGCGATCCGCCGCCTCAAGGGGCCGGCCGGCAGCAAGGTGACCCTCGACATCATGCGGGACGGCTTCCAGGCGCCCCAGAGCCTCACGCTCCTGCGCGACCACGTGCGCACCCAGAGCGTGGAGTGGAAGGTGATCGACGCGGCGCGCGGCGTGGTGCACGTGCGGGTGAAGCAGTTCCAGGACCGGACCGACCGCGCGCTCAAGAAGGCGCTCGACGACGCCCGGGCCGAGCTGAAGGGCGAGATCCGCGGCCTGGTGCTCGACCTGCGCAACGACCCGGGCGGCCTGCTCGACCAGGCGGTGAAGGTGGCCGACCGGTTCCTCGCCTCCGGCGTCATCGTGAGCACCGAGGGGCGCGACAAGCGCAGCGCCGAGGTGGAGCGGGCCCACGAGAAGGGGACCGAGCCGCCCTACCCGATGATCGTCCTCGTCAACAAGGGCTCGGCGAGCGCGAGCGAGGTGGTGGCCGGGGCGCTGCAGGACCACGGCCGGGCGGTCATCATGGGCACCCAGACCTTCGGGAAGGGCTCGGTGCAGACCATCATCGACCTCGAGGACGGCTCGGGCATCAAGCTCACCATCGCCCGCTACTTCACGCCCAAGCACCGCTCGATCCAGGAGCTCGGCATCACCCCCGACGTGGTGGTCCCGGAGACCGCCCCGGCGGCGCGCGCCGAGGAGCTCCCGGGCGAGCGCGACCTCAAGGGCCACTTCAAGAACGACGCCGCCGTGACGCCGCCGCCCGGGGCGGGCTCGCCCGAGCAGGACAACCAGCTGCGCACCGCGCTCGACTACCTGCGCGCGGTGGAGATCTTCAAGGCCGCGGCCCCGGCCCGGCAGCGCCCCGTCGCGGCGCGTCAGTAG
- a CDS encoding murein hydrolase activator EnvC family protein produces MIAALLALALAAGQGGPSDLDAARARKAAEEAAARRLRGEERSARASLAAADAALERAEAEAARLEAARAAAEPALARARAEQAGAERALSAQVEGLRPRLAARARMGRMGELRVLAAAPSLAELVKRRYLFERILAGDLALLRASHDAVAAAEASRRRSEAESSRLGALSAEVAARRAEAERLRAERQTLLASLSQERARHEQAAREAAEQEARLARFIGALPARAGAGARGFRALRGRLPPPVDGTLALGYGKVVEPTFNTVTLHKGVDLRAPAGAPVRAVAAGRVAWAGWFKGYGNLVIVDHGEGYHTLVAHLASMSTATGEEVAQGALLGTVGDTESNQGPFLYFEVRERGRPVDPRAWISLP; encoded by the coding sequence ATGATCGCCGCGCTCCTCGCCCTCGCGCTCGCCGCCGGGCAGGGCGGCCCGAGCGACCTCGACGCCGCCCGCGCCCGCAAGGCGGCCGAGGAGGCCGCGGCGCGCCGGCTGCGGGGGGAGGAGCGGAGCGCGCGCGCCTCGCTCGCCGCCGCCGACGCGGCGCTGGAGCGGGCCGAGGCCGAGGCGGCCCGGCTGGAGGCGGCCCGCGCGGCGGCCGAGCCGGCGCTGGCGCGCGCCCGCGCCGAGCAGGCCGGGGCCGAGCGCGCCCTCTCCGCCCAGGTGGAGGGGCTCCGCCCCCGGCTCGCGGCCCGGGCGCGGATGGGCCGGATGGGCGAGCTGCGCGTGCTCGCCGCCGCCCCGTCGCTCGCGGAGCTGGTGAAGCGCCGCTACCTGTTCGAGCGGATCCTGGCCGGCGACCTCGCCCTGCTGCGCGCCTCGCACGACGCCGTGGCCGCGGCCGAGGCCTCGCGGCGGCGCAGCGAGGCGGAGTCCTCGCGGCTCGGGGCGCTCTCCGCGGAGGTGGCGGCCCGGCGCGCCGAGGCGGAGCGGCTCCGCGCCGAGCGGCAGACGCTGCTCGCCAGCCTCTCGCAGGAGCGCGCCCGGCACGAGCAGGCCGCCCGGGAGGCCGCCGAGCAGGAGGCCCGGCTGGCCCGCTTCATCGGCGCCCTGCCGGCGCGGGCCGGCGCCGGGGCCCGCGGGTTCCGCGCCCTCCGGGGGCGGCTCCCTCCGCCGGTGGACGGGACCCTGGCCCTCGGTTACGGCAAGGTGGTGGAGCCCACCTTCAACACCGTGACGCTGCACAAGGGCGTGGACCTGCGCGCGCCCGCCGGGGCTCCGGTGCGGGCGGTCGCCGCCGGCCGGGTGGCCTGGGCCGGCTGGTTCAAGGGCTACGGCAACCTCGTCATCGTCGATCACGGCGAGGGGTACCACACGCTCGTGGCCCACCTCGCCTCCATGAGCACCGCCACCGGCGAGGAGGTCGCCCAGGGGGCGCTCCTCGGCACGGTCGGCGACACCGAGTCCAACCAGGGCCCCTTCCTGTACTTCGAGGTCCGCGAGCGCGGCCGGCCGGTCGACCCGCGCGCCTGGATCTCCCTCCCGTAG
- a CDS encoding cell division protein FtsX, protein MYPLLYFFRRALDAMRRTPFVTLVATATIFVAVFLTGLFAGALQSAERLLTAWGGDVQVSVYLQPGADLDQAAAAAGRLAPGAQIEAVTSREALERLAGSLGDERKLLDGVGEATLPASIEVRAPGASVDQAEQLAARLKAVPGATDVDFGNAWLDRLEKLLRRLRQVGAVLFGVLSVAAAVLVANTLRLGVYARRDEIEIMKLVGATNAFVELPFLIEGLLQGLIGAGLATLSLLALYAALAPRLHGAVALAAHLRRADVLPLSLLAGLWLGGALLGLVASAVAVSRFLRRME, encoded by the coding sequence ATGTACCCGCTCCTCTACTTCTTCCGGCGCGCGCTCGACGCCATGCGGCGGACGCCCTTCGTCACGCTGGTGGCCACCGCGACCATCTTCGTGGCCGTGTTCCTGACCGGCCTGTTCGCGGGCGCCCTGCAGAGCGCGGAGCGGCTCCTCACCGCCTGGGGCGGCGACGTGCAGGTGAGCGTGTACCTGCAGCCGGGGGCCGACCTCGACCAGGCGGCGGCCGCCGCCGGGCGGCTCGCGCCGGGCGCCCAGATCGAGGCGGTCACCTCGCGCGAGGCGCTGGAGCGGCTCGCGGGCTCGCTCGGCGACGAGCGCAAGCTCCTCGACGGCGTGGGCGAGGCGACGCTCCCGGCGTCCATCGAGGTGCGCGCGCCGGGCGCGAGCGTGGACCAGGCCGAGCAGCTCGCGGCGCGGCTCAAGGCGGTGCCCGGCGCGACCGACGTGGACTTCGGGAACGCCTGGCTCGACCGGCTCGAGAAGCTGCTCCGGCGGCTGCGCCAGGTGGGCGCGGTGCTCTTCGGCGTGCTCTCGGTGGCGGCGGCGGTGCTCGTCGCCAACACGCTGCGGCTCGGCGTGTACGCCCGGCGCGACGAGATCGAGATCATGAAGCTCGTGGGCGCCACCAACGCCTTCGTGGAGCTGCCCTTCCTCATCGAGGGGCTCTTGCAGGGGCTCATCGGCGCCGGGCTCGCCACGCTCTCGCTCCTCGCGCTCTACGCCGCGCTCGCGCCCCGGCTGCACGGCGCGGTCGCGCTCGCGGCGCACCTGCGCCGCGCCGACGTGCTGCCGCTGTCGCTGCTCGCCGGGCTCTGGCTCGGCGGCGCGCTCCTCGGGCTCGTGGCCAGCGCCGTGGCGGTGAGCCGCTTCCTCCGGCGGATGGAATGA
- the ftsE gene encoding cell division ATP-binding protein FtsE codes for MIQLFHVYKQYAGEAPALADVSLDIDKGEFVFLTGPSGAGKSTLLKLVLCAEQITSGQLLIFGRNVARIRDTSVPVIRRNMGFVFQDFKLLPQRTVLENVGFPLEVRAFSPREVRRRSLAVLEQVGLAGKADKFPLSLSGGEQQRVAVARALVADPPMLLADEPTGNLDPDMTLEVMDLLSGANRRGTTVLVATHDRSLLERYRHRVVALEAGRVAFDGELAPKAAAR; via the coding sequence ATGATCCAGCTCTTCCACGTCTACAAGCAGTACGCCGGCGAGGCGCCGGCGCTGGCCGACGTGAGCCTCGACATCGACAAGGGCGAGTTCGTCTTCCTCACCGGCCCCTCCGGCGCGGGCAAGTCCACGCTCCTCAAGCTCGTGCTCTGCGCCGAGCAGATCACGAGCGGGCAGCTCCTCATCTTCGGCCGGAACGTGGCGCGCATCCGCGACACCTCCGTCCCGGTGATCCGGCGGAACATGGGGTTCGTGTTCCAGGACTTCAAGCTGCTCCCGCAGCGGACGGTGCTCGAGAACGTCGGGTTCCCGCTGGAGGTGCGCGCCTTCTCGCCGCGGGAGGTGCGGCGCCGCTCGCTCGCGGTGCTGGAGCAGGTGGGGCTCGCCGGGAAGGCCGACAAGTTCCCGCTCTCGCTCTCCGGCGGCGAGCAGCAGCGGGTCGCGGTGGCCCGCGCGCTCGTCGCCGATCCGCCCATGCTCCTCGCCGACGAGCCGACCGGCAACCTCGACCCCGACATGACGCTCGAGGTGATGGACCTGCTCTCGGGCGCCAACCGGCGCGGCACGACCGTGCTCGTCGCCACCCACGACCGGAGCCTGCTCGAGCGCTACCGGCACCGGGTGGTGGCCCTCGAGGCGGGCCGGGTGGCCTTCGACGGCGAGCTCGCGCCGAAGGCGGCGGCCCGCTGA
- the murI gene encoding glutamate racemase, whose amino-acid sequence MARIGIFDSGVGGLTVHRAILERLPGLDTVYLGDTARLPYGTKSGDVVTHYSLRNARFLASRGIDLLVVACNTASALALPALRESLHLPVLGVVEPGARAAARATRGGRIGVIGTQSTIASGAYQQAIAQASPGSTVTARACPLFVPLAEEGWTDPEDEVVRLVARRYLAPLAEAGVDTLVLGCTHYPLLRGAIARELPGVALVDSAEAIAAEVGALVGATDPARPADHQFFVTDTPERFLGVAGRFLGRTVSRAEHVDV is encoded by the coding sequence ATGGCACGCATCGGCATCTTCGACTCCGGCGTGGGCGGCCTCACGGTCCACCGCGCCATCCTCGAGCGGCTCCCCGGGCTCGACACCGTCTACCTCGGCGACACGGCCCGGCTGCCGTACGGCACCAAGTCGGGCGACGTGGTGACGCACTACTCGCTCCGGAACGCCCGGTTCCTCGCGTCGCGCGGCATCGACCTGCTCGTGGTCGCCTGCAACACCGCCTCGGCGCTGGCGCTGCCGGCGCTGCGCGAGTCGCTGCACCTCCCCGTGCTCGGGGTGGTCGAGCCGGGCGCGCGGGCGGCGGCGCGGGCCACCCGCGGCGGCCGCATCGGCGTCATCGGGACGCAGAGCACCATCGCGAGCGGCGCCTACCAGCAGGCCATCGCCCAGGCGAGCCCCGGCTCGACCGTGACCGCGCGCGCCTGCCCGCTCTTCGTGCCGCTCGCCGAGGAGGGCTGGACCGACCCGGAGGACGAGGTGGTGCGGCTCGTGGCCCGTCGCTACCTCGCGCCGCTCGCGGAGGCCGGCGTGGACACGCTCGTGCTCGGCTGCACCCACTACCCGCTGCTCCGGGGAGCCATCGCCCGGGAGCTGCCCGGGGTGGCGCTCGTGGACAGCGCCGAGGCGATCGCCGCCGAGGTGGGGGCGCTCGTCGGCGCCACCGACCCGGCCCGCCCGGCCGACCACCAGTTCTTCGTCACCGACACCCCGGAGCGCTTCCTCGGGGTCGCCGGGCGCTTCCTCGGCCGGACGGTCAGCCGGGCCGAACACGTGGACGTCTAG
- the tolQ gene encoding protein TolQ produces MSPFGPPFAALRPVFGAAARAGDLDYVEIIRNSGPVVMAVLLVLLAASVVSWAIIFKKWLRLRQAQVQSLEFLDAFWQSRRLDSIYQKAENLSASPVSQVFRAGYVELSKVTAKKGGEGESPLVDQMGGIENVERALKRAAMSEVTALEATIPFLGTTASAAPFIGLFGTVWGIMRAFNDIYQMGNANLATVAKPISEALIATAFGLFAAIPAVVFYNYFVSRIRVLDSEMTNFSNDFLNIVRRTFFA; encoded by the coding sequence ATGAGCCCTTTCGGACCCCCCTTCGCCGCACTGCGTCCTGTCTTCGGTGCCGCCGCCCGCGCGGGCGACCTCGACTACGTCGAGATCATCCGCAACTCCGGGCCGGTGGTCATGGCCGTGCTCCTCGTCCTGCTGGCCGCCTCCGTCGTCTCCTGGGCCATCATCTTCAAGAAGTGGCTCCGGCTGCGGCAGGCGCAGGTGCAGTCGCTCGAGTTCCTGGACGCCTTCTGGCAGTCGCGGCGGCTCGACTCGATCTACCAGAAGGCCGAGAACCTCTCGGCGAGCCCGGTGAGCCAGGTCTTCCGGGCCGGCTACGTCGAGCTCTCCAAGGTGACCGCCAAGAAGGGCGGCGAGGGCGAGAGCCCGCTCGTCGATCAGATGGGCGGCATCGAGAACGTCGAGCGCGCGCTCAAGCGGGCGGCGATGTCCGAGGTGACCGCGCTCGAGGCCACCATCCCCTTCCTCGGCACCACCGCGTCGGCCGCCCCGTTCATCGGGCTCTTCGGCACGGTCTGGGGGATCATGCGGGCCTTCAACGACATCTACCAGATGGGCAACGCCAACCTCGCCACCGTGGCGAAGCCGATCTCCGAGGCGCTCATCGCCACCGCCTTCGGCCTCTTCGCGGCCATCCCGGCGGTGGTCTTCTACAACTACTTCGTCTCGCGGATCCGGGTGCTCGACAGCGAGATGACCAACTTCTCGAACGACTTCCTGAACATCGTTCGCCGCACCTTCTTTGCGTAG
- a CDS encoding ExbD/TolR family protein produces the protein MALGTSGSGRQTLTEINVTPLVDVMLVLLIIFMVTAPLIQQGVEVKLPQAKAPPVKADEAALVLSVRSDKSIWLGEGKDAVQLTLPTLEEKLSANSRVAREKELYLMADRGLPYGFVVEVMAAVQRAGVQNLGMITSPAPGEEAGGSGAAP, from the coding sequence ATGGCCCTCGGAACCAGCGGCTCCGGCCGACAGACGCTCACGGAGATCAACGTCACGCCGCTCGTGGACGTGATGCTGGTGCTCCTCATCATCTTCATGGTCACCGCGCCGCTCATCCAGCAGGGCGTCGAGGTGAAGCTGCCGCAGGCGAAGGCCCCGCCGGTCAAGGCCGACGAGGCGGCGCTGGTGCTCTCGGTGCGGTCCGACAAGAGCATCTGGCTCGGCGAGGGGAAGGACGCCGTGCAGCTCACGCTCCCCACGCTCGAGGAGAAGCTCTCCGCCAACTCCCGCGTGGCGCGCGAGAAGGAGCTCTACCTCATGGCCGATCGCGGGCTCCCGTACGGCTTCGTGGTCGAGGTGATGGCGGCGGTGCAGCGCGCCGGCGTGCAGAACCTCGGCATGATCACGAGCCCCGCGCCGGGCGAGGAGGCCGGGGGCTCGGGGGCGGCGCCGTAG
- a CDS encoding energy transducer TonB, with protein sequence MEHAATPLLVRREKLGGVLLLSLAVHAGLITWALYHRPAPVLDVRRQVIAAKLVRRGPERPKNWLPSKPTESRAAAPAPAPAPPSPAPAPAAPPAQAHAKPAPPAPAPPPPARPVPGQKPPPRVAQAQPSRPAPGRTAPAAGGGAAGIGGVMDRMRRGLIAERRDEPAWGNPNGSDEGTSDTGQEGDLYAGLVEQRLREVYHLPSTISERDRLHLFATVVLYIQPDGRILRYAFEQRSGNSSFDDALQRAIGNARLPAPPVEQRREYQTVGLAVTFRAH encoded by the coding sequence ATGGAGCACGCGGCCACACCGCTGCTGGTCCGGCGCGAGAAGCTCGGGGGCGTCCTGCTCCTTTCGCTCGCCGTGCACGCCGGGCTCATCACCTGGGCCCTCTACCACCGGCCCGCGCCGGTGCTCGACGTGCGCCGGCAGGTCATCGCCGCCAAGCTCGTGCGCCGCGGTCCGGAGCGCCCCAAGAACTGGCTGCCCTCGAAGCCGACCGAGTCGCGGGCCGCCGCGCCCGCCCCCGCCCCCGCCCCGCCGAGCCCGGCGCCCGCCCCGGCCGCGCCGCCGGCGCAGGCCCACGCCAAGCCGGCGCCGCCCGCCCCCGCGCCGCCGCCCCCGGCCCGGCCGGTCCCCGGCCAGAAGCCGCCGCCGCGCGTGGCGCAGGCCCAACCCTCGCGCCCCGCGCCCGGGCGCACCGCGCCGGCGGCCGGCGGTGGCGCCGCCGGGATCGGCGGGGTGATGGACCGGATGCGGCGCGGCCTCATCGCCGAGCGGCGGGACGAGCCGGCCTGGGGCAACCCCAACGGCAGCGACGAGGGCACCTCCGACACCGGCCAGGAGGGCGACCTCTACGCCGGGCTGGTGGAGCAGCGGCTCCGGGAGGTCTACCACCTGCCGAGCACCATCTCGGAGCGCGACCGGCTCCACCTCTTCGCCACCGTGGTCCTCTACATCCAGCCCGACGGGCGGATCCTGCGCTACGCCTTCGAGCAGCGCAGCGGCAACTCGAGCTTCGACGACGCGCTCCAGCGCGCCATCGGCAACGCCCGCCTCCCCGCGCCGCCGGTCGAGCAGCGGCGCGAGTACCAGACCGTCGGCCTCGCCGTCACCTTCCGCGCGCACTGA
- the tolB gene encoding Tol-Pal system beta propeller repeat protein TolB — protein sequence MTRLSLLLALLPAVALAQPPQQRPHIEIDRPDFKPLPLAVAPFKADTDALAAATEVNATLRGDLGLTGLFELLDPRSFLADPSEGLTAPSIRFQRWIDVGADGLVKGAVRAAGGQVSGELHLFEVRGGREGLSVTRTAPGPRALAHLLADEIVRYYTGEPGVFGTRIAAIRKVKGARELVLFDVDGKDPQVLLRDPSLAMLPAWRPDGRALLFTSYRGGKPELWTVDVSTRAVKRVASVGELATGGAFSPDGRLLAFAASEAGNSDIWVANADGSNPRRLTHDPATDTSPTWSPDGRRIAFVSTRAGNPHLYVMNADGSGQRRLTFKGTYNQTPRWSPRGDLIAFTGRDERKVFDVFLVNPDDGNDIRRVTQDQGFTNEEPTWAPSGRMLAFTSDRNGRPQLVISTADGNHQKVVTADPGELQTPAWGPLP from the coding sequence ATGACCCGACTGTCGCTCCTCCTGGCGCTCCTCCCCGCCGTCGCCCTCGCGCAGCCCCCGCAGCAGCGGCCGCACATCGAGATCGACCGGCCCGACTTCAAGCCGCTGCCGCTCGCGGTGGCGCCCTTCAAGGCCGACACCGACGCCCTCGCCGCCGCGACCGAGGTGAACGCCACGCTGCGCGGCGACCTCGGCCTGACCGGGCTCTTCGAGCTCCTCGACCCGAGGAGCTTCCTCGCCGATCCGTCGGAGGGGCTCACCGCCCCGAGCATCCGGTTCCAGCGCTGGATCGACGTCGGCGCCGACGGCCTCGTGAAGGGCGCCGTGCGCGCCGCGGGCGGCCAGGTCTCGGGCGAGCTCCACCTCTTCGAGGTCCGGGGCGGCCGCGAGGGGCTGTCGGTCACGCGCACCGCGCCGGGCCCGCGCGCCCTGGCCCACCTGCTCGCCGACGAGATCGTGCGGTACTACACCGGCGAGCCGGGCGTGTTCGGCACCCGCATCGCCGCCATCCGCAAGGTGAAGGGCGCCCGGGAGCTGGTCCTCTTCGACGTGGACGGCAAGGACCCGCAGGTGCTGCTGCGCGATCCCTCGCTGGCGATGCTCCCCGCCTGGCGCCCCGACGGGCGCGCCCTCCTCTTCACGAGCTACCGGGGCGGCAAGCCCGAGCTCTGGACGGTGGACGTCTCCACCCGCGCGGTGAAGCGCGTCGCCTCGGTGGGCGAGCTCGCCACCGGGGGCGCCTTCTCCCCCGACGGCCGCCTCCTCGCCTTCGCCGCGTCCGAGGCCGGCAACTCCGACATCTGGGTGGCGAACGCCGACGGCTCGAACCCGCGCCGGCTCACCCACGACCCCGCCACCGACACCTCGCCCACCTGGTCGCCCGACGGCCGCCGCATCGCCTTCGTCTCCACCCGCGCCGGAAACCCGCACCTGTACGTGATGAACGCCGACGGCTCCGGCCAGCGCCGCCTCACCTTCAAGGGCACCTACAACCAGACCCCGCGCTGGAGCCCGCGCGGCGACCTCATCGCCTTCACCGGCCGCGACGAGCGCAAGGTCTTCGACGTGTTCCTGGTGAACCCCGACGACGGCAACGACATCCGCCGCGTCACCCAGGACCAGGGCTTCACCAACGAGGAGCCGACCTGGGCGCCCAGCGGGCGGATGCTCGCGTTCACCAGCGACCGGAACGGCCGGCCGCAGCTGGTGATCTCCACCGCCGACGGGAACCACCAGAAGGTGGTCACGGCCGATCCGGGCGAGCTGCAGACGCCGGCCTGGGGCCCGCTGCCGTGA
- a CDS encoding Ppx/GppA phosphatase family protein, with protein sequence MSDRAAAIDVGTNTVLLLVAERREDGTFAPLVERAEITRLGRGVDRTGRLDPAAIRDTVTVVAAYAAEARALGAARIACVATSAARDAANSAEFFDAARDQAGLVPEVISGDEEARLVYASAWRDFGILPGAAPGPLAVVDVGGGSTEVTFGDGPLPRGRQSLQVGAVRLTERHVRADPLPPAEARALREAAAEAMRPLAPWRGVGAAPGARLVGVAGTVTTLSAVSQGIAQYDAGRVHGAALSLAEVERLYALLAGLTVAERARLPGMEPKRADVIVGGCAVVAESMRALGFDRLTVSDRGVRWGLLYDRADRG encoded by the coding sequence GTGAGCGACCGCGCCGCCGCCATCGACGTCGGGACCAACACCGTCCTGCTCCTCGTCGCCGAGCGGCGGGAGGACGGCACCTTCGCGCCGCTGGTGGAGCGGGCCGAGATCACGCGGCTCGGGCGCGGCGTGGACCGGACCGGCCGGCTCGACCCGGCCGCCATCCGCGACACCGTGACGGTGGTCGCGGCCTACGCCGCCGAGGCGCGCGCGCTCGGGGCCGCGCGCATCGCCTGCGTGGCCACCAGCGCGGCCCGCGACGCCGCCAACAGCGCCGAGTTCTTCGACGCCGCCCGCGACCAGGCCGGCCTCGTGCCGGAGGTGATCAGCGGCGACGAGGAGGCGCGGCTCGTCTACGCGAGCGCCTGGCGCGACTTCGGGATCCTCCCGGGCGCCGCGCCCGGCCCGCTCGCGGTGGTGGACGTGGGCGGCGGCTCCACCGAGGTCACCTTCGGCGACGGCCCGCTCCCGCGCGGGCGCCAGAGCCTGCAGGTGGGCGCGGTCCGGCTCACCGAGCGGCACGTGCGCGCCGACCCGCTCCCGCCGGCGGAGGCTCGGGCGCTCCGGGAGGCCGCGGCGGAGGCGATGCGGCCGCTCGCGCCCTGGCGCGGCGTGGGCGCGGCGCCCGGCGCGCGGCTCGTCGGCGTCGCCGGCACGGTCACCACGCTGTCGGCGGTCTCGCAGGGGATCGCCCAGTACGACGCCGGGCGCGTGCACGGCGCGGCCCTCTCGCTCGCCGAGGTGGAGCGGCTCTACGCGCTCCTCGCCGGCCTCACCGTGGCCGAGCGGGCGCGGCTCCCGGGCATGGAGCCGAAGCGGGCCGACGTGATCGTGGGCGGGTGCGCGGTGGTGGCCGAGTCGATGCGGGCGCTCGGCTTCGACCGGCTCACCGTCTCGGATCGCGGCGTGCGCTGGGGGCTGCTCTACGACCGGGCGGATCGCGGCTAG
- a CDS encoding class I SAM-dependent methyltransferase codes for MLDLGVGPGTSAVEMARAAPGRRFVGLDRAFEMLPRARRRAARAGVVLPLLRADALALPFRAASFDGAAGHSVLYLLPDAARALAELRRVLRPGGRLALLEPRATRGDLLAAGRDGLRFGASMALWRVMSGLHGRYAEAALERLLAEAGFVEVSARPVLRGFGVVATGAAPPAG; via the coding sequence ATCCTCGACCTCGGCGTCGGCCCCGGCACCTCCGCGGTGGAGATGGCCCGGGCCGCGCCCGGCCGGCGCTTCGTCGGCCTCGACCGGGCCTTCGAGATGCTCCCCCGCGCCCGGCGCCGCGCCGCGCGGGCCGGGGTGGTCCTGCCGCTCCTGCGCGCCGACGCCCTCGCCCTCCCCTTCCGCGCGGCGAGCTTCGACGGCGCCGCCGGCCACAGCGTGCTCTACCTCCTCCCCGACGCGGCGCGGGCGCTCGCCGAGCTGCGCCGGGTGCTGCGCCCGGGCGGGCGGCTGGCGCTGCTCGAGCCGCGCGCGACGCGCGGCGACCTCCTCGCGGCCGGCCGCGACGGGCTGCGGTTCGGCGCGTCGATGGCGCTCTGGCGCGTCATGTCCGGCCTCCACGGGCGCTACGCCGAGGCGGCGCTCGAGCGGCTGCTCGCCGAGGCCGGGTTCGTCGAGGTCTCGGCGCGGCCGGTGCTGCGCGGCTTCGGCGTGGTGGCGACCGGCGCCGCGCCGCCCGCGGGTTGA
- a CDS encoding MtnX-like HAD-IB family phosphatase translates to MTEPTPARPDRWAILCDFDGTAVMEDIGDRVAIRFAGHDLWRRECDAYLAGAFSFSALLGRIFEPITASAEEIAAFARQVAVLRPGFERFVAAARDAGRPFIVCSAGLDVYIGPVLERLAPELREYLKLRSNHATCSPEGMKISFHAGFEGCGRCGFCKGAVARALQAEGYRVVLCGDGTADRCAAAAADLVFARGKLVRYCGAERIPCIPFETFDEVLARFPPG, encoded by the coding sequence ATGACCGAGCCCACCCCCGCGCGCCCCGACCGGTGGGCCATCCTCTGCGACTTCGACGGCACCGCCGTCATGGAGGACATCGGCGACCGGGTGGCCATCCGCTTCGCCGGCCACGACCTCTGGCGCCGCGAGTGCGACGCCTACCTGGCCGGCGCGTTCAGCTTCTCCGCGCTCCTCGGCCGGATCTTCGAGCCCATCACCGCGAGCGCCGAGGAGATCGCCGCCTTCGCCCGCCAGGTGGCCGTGCTGCGGCCCGGCTTCGAGCGCTTCGTCGCCGCGGCGCGCGACGCCGGGCGGCCCTTCATCGTCTGCTCGGCCGGGCTCGACGTCTACATCGGCCCGGTGCTGGAGCGGCTCGCCCCCGAGCTGCGGGAGTACCTGAAGCTCCGCTCCAACCACGCCACCTGCTCGCCGGAGGGGATGAAGATCTCCTTCCACGCCGGCTTCGAGGGGTGCGGGCGCTGCGGCTTCTGCAAGGGCGCGGTGGCGCGGGCGCTCCAGGCGGAGGGCTACCGGGTGGTGCTCTGCGGCGACGGCACCGCCGATCGCTGCGCCGCGGCCGCCGCCGACCTCGTGTTCGCGCGCGGGAAGCTGGTGCGGTACTGCGGCGCGGAGAGGATCCCCTGCATCCCCTTCGAGACGTTCGACGAGGTGCTGGCGCGGTTCCCGCCGGGCTGA